A single genomic interval of Nitrososphaerota archaeon harbors:
- a CDS encoding NAD(P)H-hydrate epimerase, producing the protein MEITVRQMYQIEENGHQMGFPRQLMMENAGASMVKRIVEKFPDISSKKILVFAGLGNNGGDALVVARHLAGYGSKVTVILLGNPSGIKTIECITNWQVLEKMNSIQLGFGPNDAANFDVDIIIDGILGTGISGDIREPHASAIDLINKTKAFKIAVDVPSGVDPDTGNTANKYVKADMTVTFHKMKRGMPKRNDLCGTIFVEKIGIPPEAEIGVL; encoded by the coding sequence GTGGAAATCACAGTCAGGCAAATGTATCAAATCGAGGAAAACGGACACCAGATGGGCTTTCCTAGACAACTAATGATGGAAAACGCTGGCGCTTCGATGGTGAAAAGAATAGTGGAAAAATTTCCAGACATATCATCAAAAAAAATCCTAGTCTTTGCAGGCCTTGGTAACAATGGTGGCGACGCATTAGTGGTAGCAAGACACTTGGCGGGATATGGAAGCAAAGTAACCGTAATACTGTTGGGAAACCCATCAGGGATCAAGACCATAGAATGTATAACAAACTGGCAAGTCCTAGAAAAGATGAACTCGATTCAGCTTGGGTTTGGTCCAAACGATGCTGCAAACTTTGACGTTGATATCATAATAGATGGAATCTTGGGAACCGGAATCTCTGGAGACATTAGAGAGCCGCATGCATCGGCAATTGATCTTATCAACAAAACAAAGGCATTCAAAATAGCAGTCGATGTTCCTTCTGGTGTTGACCCTGACACGGGAAACACAGCAAACAAGTATGTAAAAGCAGACATGACTGTCACATTTCACAAAATGAAGCGAGGAATGCCAAAAAGAAATGACCTTTGCGGAACAATCTTTGTTGAAAAGATTGGCATCCCACCAGAAGCCGAAATAGGTGTACTATGA